Sequence from the Castanea sativa cultivar Marrone di Chiusa Pesio chromosome 12, ASM4071231v1 genome:
TCTCATGATTCTCTTCGAATGGCTGTCAATCAACTCAGGGCTTCCAAGGTAACCAACCACCTTCTTGTACTACTTCCAAACTAAACAAATAGAATATCTTCAATTTCACCCTTAATTTGTTGTCTCTGGTCTTAGTTAGTACTGTAGTAGTAGTTACGAGTTACATATTGGCAAAGACTGCTCACTAATATTTTTCATGTATCCTTGGCATTGGCAAAATGATATCAGAAAATGAGTTGGAAGGTTAATCCTAATGCTCTAAACCATATGCTTTAGATGTCTGTTGTAATGCACGCTGTTTTGACCCTCATCTAATTGCCTGAAGCCCGTAAAGTTGAAGTCACCTACTTGTACAAATGCATTTTTTACATCAACTTTCTATAATAGCCTATATCATTTATGTTTACAATTTTGATCAGGAaacaaaaatatgtaattaGTTTCTTAAGGaaacttaaaatataatattctgTCAATGCAACCAAGTCCTTTTCCAGGAACTATGCTTTTGATAATTGTTATCAACTGTAAATAAATGATGTGAGGATTCTCTGTGAAAGACGTGGTATAAATAGATGAGTCCCTTGGAATTGGAGGGCCATGTCCATAATTTATtatctccttttctttttgtcttacAATAACTGGGGGAGGGGGATTCGAAGGTAGTTTCTCCTAATTTGGGAGACTCGGGCAATGCCATTGAACTACAAGATGCTTGGCTTATTACCTccttttttcataatatttaagCTACTACTTTCTCCATGAATGTCTCACTGGTTTTCCTAGAAGCATAAGAAGGGGTATACATGATAAACTAAACAACTACTGGAACTTAAAAATGGGACATGCCTTTACTGATACTCTCCAAagataactttatttttccaaagaaagaagaattatGGTACAAACAAGTGCTCAGGACTAAAAAAAACAAGCCACAATCCAAGATGACCAAAGCACACTACccacaatacttttatttttttgataacaccCACAATACTAACCTCAGAAACAGAAGGATAAAATCCTGGACTCCTCTCTGGAAGGATGAAGGTGATCCTTCAGTAAAAAACTTCTGACCATCGTTGATAGTCAACTTCAGGCCAGACTTGTTGTGGAGCCTTCTGAGAAGATATGACTGGATAAATTTCTGTTCAGTTAACTAGTTAAATGTCTAAAACCAAGATAGTCCAATTGATTTGGCAATCAAATAAAGTCAGCAAAGCCTTAAGTCGTGATAATGTTACTTGGACTGCATTTAAGTTAGCTTTGGTGTATGGATCTAGGTATGAGGTTGTAGGttgttcacacacacacacttcttGGGACATCTGATGTtggtatataaatatatatatatatttgcattgcagatgttaattttttattgttttgtttctctTCTCCTCTTGTATTCCAGtgtatacttcctgtgtactagggtggtgcctttttttgtgcttttaattgaattataattatcgatcaaaaaaataaaatgttctgAAGTTTATGCCAAACATTTTCTGATTACTAGTATACATCTGGAATCTTCAGGTTTAGctgattatttttttctcctcaCGACAATGAATGTAGTGTGCTGTTTCTGTTTGCCTCATCCAATGTTGCACCAAATATACTGCTGTATTAGTTCTCTTCTAGTTTCATGATCAAATGTGGTGTGCAGGGTTTGAAGCCTCTCAAGTAGGAGTTTGTGGATGCTAATTGCATTGTTAGGTATAATTCTTCAATTCTAATCCTTTTCAGGCCAATACAATCACTCTGCAAAACTGGTCTTGTTGCTAAAATTCCAGAGCACCATTTACTGTTTCCATATAATGAGGCTGGAGTCCATTATATTGAAGACAAGAAAGGATGCCTTTtgatttcaaaagaaaaaaagaagaaaaaattttgaaacttggaaGTTTTAAGTATTGCGTCTGATTACCATTGCATTATGCACATGTGcttgtgcgtgtgtgtgtggggtCCCTCTTCTTGTTTGCAGCTTCCTTCTAATGCAGTATGATTTTAGAGATGCAGCAGGACTCAGAAAAGAGGTTGCTATGGTatcattttatcatttatggTGTGGTTCCAAATCTGTGAAACTCATAGACAGCAGCCAAAGCTACCCAAAAGAGGGGAGGAAAACCAATGTGACCAAATCCTTACCAGTCTGACAATCTACATGGCACATTGAGACTAAAAGGTTGGATGTAGCTAGGCATCATTCAGATTTAGTTAACTCTATGAAGTTCTGAGGAAGGTTATTTTCACTCTTGTGGTGGTTTTTGGATGGTGCTATTTGCACACCTCCAATCTTCTTTGCAAGTGTTACATCCAGTAATCATCAGTTCTATtaactttaatttaaaaattaatggtACAGAGAGGTGAATGTAATATTTTTCCTGATGTTGTGGATTTTACTTGTAGcaatataaagaattaaaagacGAGTAACTTATCATGCACCTGGAGAACCGAAAACGTTTACTTGTAAATGTGGTATGCTATGCAATCGTAACCAATTAGTTCTATTCTAGTGTAACTACggatttttttcattttcatctaAATGTGGCTTATATTAAATCTGTGATTCaggtaaaatattttccccCGAACTGAGCTTTGGCTGCAtcctccctctccttctctttttgGTTCTCAGTCTGTTAGTCATTTGGTGAAACAAATTCATTTTCATGTATTCATAGTTGTCAAATCACTAAATGGACTatgaatcaattttttatttgtgcatATTATCTAGATTATACTATATATGATTATGAACACTATAAATCAATATAtgcctaattttttttggcttttacCCTGGACAACTATCCAACGCATGACTTTTGGGGTGGTtgatttagggtctgtttggataccacttattgctgaaaattaaaaacattgtagcaaaatttttaaatgtgtgaatagtatcatGAGATccaattttaaagttatttttgttggaaaaaagTACTTGTGGATCTTGTGAATAGTACACGAAACCcacttaaaaaaatgtgtactAGAAATGCACAAAACGCGCTTCCCAAACTCACACTTAAGattcgtttggatagaacttattactgaaaactgaaaaatgaaaacactgGTATCgtgggactcatttttaatatatatatttttctaaataaagtgcttgtgggtcccataagcagtgcgtgaacagtgcatAACAGTAACTTTGTCTCTCGCACAGTGTAAtcacgtgcatgaacagtactgATTATTGTTCATAAGcgctgaagaaaaaaaaaaaaaaaaaaaggagaaaacgCAAAACATGCAAACGCACAAACGCAAACAAACAGTCACTTAGTAGCCAATAGGAACACCTCACATGTTGCTCAGCTATTCAATGGTCTCTTAGTTACCTAAACAAAAAATGCATTGGGAATAATGATTTGACacgttttaaaattttttagtataaaaaaagaGCCTCATAAATTTCAtggactaaattaaaatttgtatccaaattttagagattaaacctttaaaaaaaaaaaaaaagtcacatacATCTATTACATGTTTCATGAGCATCCTTAATCCATACACaagatatttaattttttttcttttgatttgatAGATACTAACAATCATGTTTCTAATTAAGAATGTCTATGATAAAGAATCTTTAATTGGCCTGCTGTCCGAATTTGGTCCATCTAGCATTTTATTGGTATTtccatttattaattattatctgaaacaagaaaaagaggataaataaataaatatataaaaaggcTATCACAAATTGGCAACCCTTCCCCCCCCAAGAAAAAGGCTATGGAATCTATAGCAAGGaaagtttattttaataattttgttttctcttgCTCATTCGTAAATACCTGCTTGTCTACAATCTATAccacattttaaaaatgaaaatcaaacttaaaagatGCTTAATAAAATCATTTGACTCTAATATAGGGTTCTAGAGAggattaaatttgtttttttttcttaatagaGGATTAGATTTAGGTAGTTAGTATTCCATCTCTTGTACTTGGCTGCTTTAAAATTAATACTCACGTATGCTTTGATGGGCTGCACAGCAACTTGGCTTTGAAGGAATTGTCCAACTGGAGCAGGAGAATATCAACTACAATATATAATCATCTCCCCAAAACAGAAGCCGACAGGTCTCAAGAAGCATCGAGATTACTTTTTGATACATACATCGTAGTTGGCCCAATggtatgattatatatatatatatatatatatatatgtatgtatatatatatatatatatatatatatgtatgtatgtatgtgtgtgtgtgtgtatgtgatATACTGCTGCTAGCAAATATATTCTTtcttgaatgattttttttttcctggttttGTTTTATGCTACATGAGAGTCAGCTTCTCTACATCAGTCAGTGAAGTAATAAATTCCCATGATCTAATATAAGACATTTCCTAATCTGTTTGTACTTTTGTATGGGACATAATAgtggttttttgttgttgttgaattaGTCATAGCACAAACATTTTGGATAACTGCTAGTATAGAATATGACAAATTAAAGgcctttttatttctatttaccACTTTCTTCCCTAGTTGAGTAGGGGTTTCAACCTCCCCTACaggaggaaagaaaaagttgcATGATTATGCAAGAACCTGTGgatgagaagaaagaaaaactttcCCAAGGTCAAAAACGTTGTTTATGTTGTGTTATTGCGAATGGGCAGAGAGTTTGATGCAGAAGAATCCTATTCCTAAAGAATGAGGTTCTTTTTACCCCCACCACAATTAGCTTTTCCCTCGTTGACTctttaatatgtttgtttattcATATCCAAGAAAGTTTAGAAATAAAGCCTTCTAAGGCACTCTTTGTTATTCCCTCTCTCTTTTAGTCCCCCCACACCCACCCTAActttttgtgtttaattttcaTATGCATTACCATCAAGTCAAGTCACCCTTTAAGAAGTGGAAATGTTGGATGAACACAATTAAATGAGTATAAAGAGAATCCAAGGCTTTTAGTGGTGTGGCCAATGACCAAATTAAagttccttttcttctttcttttgtatatttggaaaaaaaaaaaagagtctcatTTCTCAATCAATTCTTATTTAGcttaggctgtgtttgttttgggtgtaaatgaaattaggaaaatattttacaccttGATGTGTGTTTAGGTGCACATGTAAAACTCGGTCAGATTGAAATCCATTTACTTTAACTGTAAATTTTGCCCCTTCACTTGTAAAATCATTTACACTCTCAATTTACCTTTAAATGAACTGaaaatcgagagagagagagagagagagagagagagagagagagagagaagctagGAGCCCAGCCAAGCTTTGGACCAGCCTAGATCCCGTTGGCCCACCGCCCAGATCACGCCGCCCCCCCGAACCAACCAAgcttcctctcttttctctcttcttcctcatctccTCTTCTCTTCCATTTTCGACCTCTACTCCTCCATTTCTATCAAACCCAAGCCCAAATCCACCACACATTAGTCTTGTCGCCTCAACCCATCCCCCACCCCAACGATCTCACCGCTTCAACCCGTCTCCCACCCACGCCATTGCTACCctctttggtttttattttatttatttattgtaaaataacaTTTATTCTTGGGTTTTGGTGGATCGATGGTGGGTtgatttgtgggttttgatggtGGCCGATTAGGGGTGGTGGATCGGTGGCTGGGGTGGTTTGTAGGTTTCAATGATAGTGGGTTGTGGATTTTGGTAGATGGgttttgatattgattttgagattaatgagttttgattttgattatgtttttttcaGGTTAATTGGTTATGTGGTGGTTAATGGTGGTTGTTGGTGGCTGGGTTTGTAGGGGCTAGTGGTGGTTGGGTTTATGGTGGTGACTGTGGTGGCTGAgttctctaaaaataagtttttacatgcattaccaaacactgaaaatacttttttggcaaattttccaaaacacaaacaaacaattgaaaatattttcattttcgtAAAATATTTACactcgaaaaatattttacatattgcCAAAcatagccttttttttttagctgtaaTTTTTGACTTTTCTGCACACTAGTAGGTCCCGTGTACGGTTCACGAGACCCACAGATCTCACTTAAAAAtcagcaacttttttttattaaaaatgggttctacgacactattcacacatttaaaaattattttgttacagtattttcagttttcaattgtATCCAAATGGAGTATGGAAGTAATTCTTGACTTTATATGTTTCTTTGCTTCGTCGTACAAAATGCTGCAGTCCATGTTATCAAAACTTTTGgacaattaacttttttttgggggggggggggggggtaaaaaTGAATTGTGCAATGAGTGGGCCCTTTTAAGAGATCCGTTAGATCCAAAGCCAATCTTAATAATATCAATGACTCTGCTAGAGTTTGCACAAATTAATACTCCATGAAATTGAAGTTTTATTCCAACTTATGGAAGTACATTTTACCTTGGTTTGAAATTGAAGTAATGTTTGCCAAAGATCATAAAAGGACAATATATTTGATGTTGCAGAACTTTGAAGAAAGCACATATAATGTTCTctttgaagaaacaaaaaataaacggTTAGTTTTTTATAGTAAATCTTGAATTCACAAGAGATTTCTTGAATCTGTTAGAGGTTTTTTGAATTCACAAGGTTATAAGTCTGGAATCTACCAgaaaaaacaatagaaaaaatttgtattttattaataataagcTCCCGGACTTAAAGACTTATTTAAGGGTTGCGTAGAACttgacatataaaaaaaaaatatttaaaaaaaagatcctaattaatacctaacTATATTCCATCTCTCCCTTCCTGTGAGATCAAAATGAATCTCCTATCTGCACCTGATTGAAATGTTTGCGTGTGTTGGTTCGTTTGTTACCCAAATCGACGCAGATGGGTGATCAATTTAATCCAAAGTGTTTCTTTTAAATCACTCAACGGTATAATAAGTTCATTTCTACAGTCCCCGTTGACTTGAATGTGAATTACTGCTTTGTAGCATATAGAATAATGATAGTTGTTGGGCCAGGAGggtttggaaaaaaatatattaatttaataggAACATTCTTTGAGCATATTGTCTGTTTGTTATATGAAGAAGTATAGTCTGACTCGAGAGCACTCAGTcatgttttaatttaaaatacaaGATTTGATTCCTCATTCCTCTTCAgtcttcaattttcaattttcaatatctctatctctctctctctctctccacctcCCCGTTTTATATATGTGTTCTCTTATTAGGCCAGCTTTGTTTCTACACACAAAAATTGCTCCCATTTCGAAACTAAAAACTCATCTTAACATAGAGAAATGCGGGTAGACATGCAAGAAAAGCTGAGGATAGCCCTTGGCTCAGTAAAGGATCATGCATCAATAGGCAAGGCCATGATATACAATTACAATCATCACGATAATGGCTTCTCCAACATAGAGATTGCAGTCCTGCGTGCTACTGGGCATGATAATGGCCCCATCGATGACAGGCACATGCATGAGATCCTCTTCCTTGTGTCAAACTCTCCTGGATCCATTCCTTTTTTGGCTGAACGAATTTCTCGTCGTCTTTGCAAAACCAAGGACCGTCTGGTGGCCCTCAAGACACTTGTGCTCATTCATCGCCTCCTACGTGGAGGGAACCGCCTCTTTGAGCAACAGCTACGCGCTGCTCATGTATCTGGCCATCTCCAGATCATGACTACCCGTTGGTTTTCCAAAAGTAGTAATAATTCTGACCCTTCACTTTGTTTTCTACACAAATATGCAGCCTATCTGGGAGAGAGGATGGGGTGGCTCATTAACCAAGCTGGCAAACTTGAACCAGCTGTTATGTCCACTCATCAAGGCTTGGAGTTTCGATGCTATGAAGATAAGTCCATTGACATGGTATATCGTAAATTGCCTAAATGTCAACTACTGATAGATAGAGTCTTAGATTGTTCTCCATTTGATATTTTGCCTTCAGATAACTTGGCTCAAGCAGCTATGAGTAACACCTTGAAAGAGAGCTTTCAAGTTTACCTCACATTTTGTGAAGGCATCGCAGCTCTTGTTAATATGTTCTTTGATTTAACAAGGCCTGCCAGAGCTTTAGCCTGTGACATACTCAGGAGAGCTTCTCATCAAAGTCAAGAGCTTTATCATTTGTATGAGAATTGCAAAAGGATTATTGAAAATAAGAACTTGGAATACCCTTCGGTTCAAATCATCACCATGGACCATGTTATGGCATTGGAACAATGCTTGGACAGTCCACAAATTAATCAACCACCAGCACCAGCTTCCTGTGGCTCTGTATTGAGCAAGACTTGTTCAAGTACACCTCCTCCTATCTTGGACTGTCTATCAAAATCAACCAAGCCCAGGGTACTGCCAACAACAGCAAAAGAaggcaaaaaaaatattgagaacAAAAGTGATATTAGTTTGTCATCGACTCTTTTCTCATGCGGACTGGAGACCAAAATAAGCAAAGTTTGGGTTGTGTTTGAAGAAGATGATCTCCACCAACCACAAGTCCCAGTACCAGTACTACCAGTACCAGTAGACAGCTGGCTCTTCAATGGTGAGCTCTGTGATTTTGCTAAGCAGCATAAACTGCGGGATCTTGTGACTAATAAAGATAATGAACAAAGTAGGCCTTGTGGTTTTCAAAACCCATTTACAACAGTATAGATACAAGCATGGTGCCCAAGGAATGAGGTCCGATCAAGAAGTTATATTGTTTATAATAGGAGTGAGTGACCTTTACTGGTTTTGTACTTTCAActcaatatttcatttttattacgTCTTAATGTGAGTGAGTTCATGTTGCTTGCTTCTTGTTTCAAGGAAGGAATTTAATTTGAGGGTGCATGCTTTGATTTTGCAAAGCAATAGTGTGATCTCAAGTTGAATTGGCCCCAAAGGAAGCATAAAGAGGAAGCCAAAATCagaacaacatatataataataaaagccaaagaaataaaattatagagAATCTTATTTAGAACTAGTAATATGGTAATACAAAGTTTTAGGGAAAATTGAAATTAGTCAGCCATCGGAGATTATTACTAAATTCACAGTTATGCCAAACAAGAAGATTACATTAAATTAAAGTATTACAGCTAAACGTGTGAACACCAGTCTTTATGGCCCAATGGTACTTCTTTATAAAAGGAAAAGTTTCTGATTCAACACATGGGAAGGGAGGGAATTGAGGATGAGAAGTTTCCACTCgttttgagaaaaattgaaaagagcaaataaaaaaaaggaaatatatatagaaactcAAATATTTTAGAGAACAGCTATGATAAAGTCATCTCATCTGAATCAAATATTGGAATAATGCTTTTAAGATCTGATGCTCGGTTCATTGGGCTATTCATTCCTTTTCAATGACTTGGAAGATTGATGTAACTTGTTCAAAAGGAATCACCTCTTTAATTAATGTGAGTAAGAACTAAGAATAGATGTCACCTTCAAAACTCCATTTGTGTGGAGGGCATGGGTTATAAATCAGGTATGAAGCAGTTCTAGTTTTCTCCATCAGCAGAGGCAAATCCATggtatatttattttcttgatcCAATTGGTAATTGAATTTGTCTATGTATGTGTTTGTTCACTTGTGTGCATATTAATGGTATCTAGTTAGACCTTAAAGATGGGTGTGGATCAATTACATATGCATGCTATATGTCATAAAGCAAACGCGACTGTTTCAATGTATATGCATGTGACGCGATGCATGTGGATGTGGTGTATACTGTATAGCACCACTGCATTACTAATTATTAACCTCCTGTCCTGTAGTTAATATGGCACAGACAATATATTTGTGCTCATGAAGAGAAGAGATCCAACAGCTACAGAGTCTAGTAGAATAGTTAAGttccatcattttctttttcctttttcttgttttatctTTGTTATGTACGAAAAGAAGCTAAAACCTACTCTTGACTTTCCTCCCATCACCCCAAAGTCCAGACAACTGAACAAAGAAGTCATAAAATGCAATCTCAGACAGTGGTAATGCGTTAGTGATTCCAGTGAAGCAAACAACATATATCATCAATATCATAGGCATCATTGATATAGAAAAAATCACCAAGAAATTATTGGATTTTCGAACTAGAGGTCACCATAATCATAGCGGGTATGACCAAGTCAGTCactaaaaaggaaaaggagCGTCCTAAGGCCCAAAAGCTTGACAGTATGGTAAGCGTGACAGTTGCATTTTCTGTTGCCCAAGGGATGAGGCCACAACGTCAACGTGCAATGCATCGCCTGTGTCTCTCATTATATACCTCTTTTAAAACGCTTCTAGATTGACATTTGACATAGATTGGTTAAGGAGGCATTGGTGGTCAAACTCAAATGATGCTccaaataaaaagagaaggcAGAAATTAGGATTGCTAAGCGTGGACAGACACGGCCAATGTAACAAAACTTAAACCAATATATTTCTTTCGGGGtaaaaaattaactcaaaccATATTACATATATAACAAATGATAGATTGATCTAGATTGTATATATGATTCCCTTTATGAGATGTCATGTTCATGGTTATGCGGCCTTCATCTCATTATTGTAACTAtgctaaatattaaaatatataccTTTGAAATCAAGAGGACTAATAAGCTTCAGTactctaaaaatatatttgaagcTATGAgcgctatatatatatatatttttcatgcaaaatcctaaaaaaatgaaacagaaaataaagagCTCTCTTTTGTGAGTGATGGCGTATATAACGAATTTTTAACTCCTCTCCTTTGAAGACAAGGACATAAAGATCTTGCGGCACTAAATATATTCTTGTGCGTTCTGAGAGCGCatttgttgttttatttgtcTTTAATGTTATGTGGTTAAGAATTTTTAGTTACTTACTGCACAACAAATTGGAATTTTATTGACTGCTTATCCTAGATGATCTAACTTCTGAAAAATCATAGTAATTCAAATTATTGGGGTCAAATATCTCATCCAATGACCAACTAGGTTCGGTTGCCAAGTGAGTTTCACCCGAAAAGGTAGCTCTAGTTTCTGTGGATCCAGCTTCAACTTCCATTGTCATTGCTGTCCTGCTCTCATTGTCGTCAAGGAAATTGAAAGAAGTTTCTGGCATTGGCAAGCTTGAATTTCTGCTATTGAAGCCTGTGTTGATGTTGTTGTCAATTGAAGAGTGAAGAGCGACATGGATGCCAGAATTCAGAAACCGTTGGTGTGATGATGCATGGAGGCTTCCCATGTGGGTTGAAACATCACAGTTTGTGCACAGTGATGCTCTATCCTCCAAGCAGAACAAATAACCAATTCTCTCCTGCATGCATAATTCAAATTTCTATGAATGAGTTTGTTGAGCTACTCTGTATCTGGACAGGGCACTACAAGATGCCAGACAGAGAACTAAAGGAATGTAAGCAATAATTGTAGTTTAACAGAATAGTCAAGAGTAAGACCATCCCATAAGAGAAATTCTTCCATGCTCTAGAAATGATGCTACTTGCTTCCTCATAAAGTAGGTCCATAGTTTGCCCATTAATCATATGAAGGACTCCTAGATACTATTTAATGTCATGTGCTAGTCGTGTTAAACTTGGCCTGATGATGATCAGAAATTTAGAATACAATCTCAAATATGTTAAAATATGGGTGACACTACATAAATTAACCAAGTAGCAGCAGATCAACCGTTATTAAATGTTAAAGTAGCCATACCGCTGCAGCATCAGTTTTATGAGCTATCCATATCTATTAAAGATGTGATCTAACCTTAGTTTTCAAGTTGTGGACTAAACAAAAGTTAACTGGCAGTAGATCCTTGGGGCATCAAAAGTGTAGACATTCTTTAGCCTTAGATTTTGTGTGTATTGTATTTATAGCTTGGTAATAGTATGGAAGCATGTACAAGTTAATATAATATCTTTGAAATTGAAATCTTCCTGAGGGCCGCAATATGCATACCTGGCACAAATCACATGGAGGGAGCTGCACATTTGAAGAGGAGAAAGATGAGGATGACGATGGTTGTTTGAGGAGGACACGCTCATGCTTTTGTGACAGCTTGTTAGCTGCATGCACCTTCCCGTCGCATTCCCTGCACAGTACCGCCTCATCTGCACAACATAGCACCTCTGCCTCTACTTTCTCGCATACATCACATCGTATTttcatcttttcttcttctccaccTTCTTGAGCTCTATAATGCAACTGATGCTACAGAATATTTGAATGTTTTGTTATTATGATCAATTATATGGCTCTATTCTTCTTTAGCTTTTACCCGCAATAGATCTGAGGTATTTCTTGAATGCTTTTGAAGAACAAGCACATATGTCTCTCTAATTGATGTGAAAATACCCCAAATTTACTGGATGCAGGCAACAAAAAGAGGTCATATCATTCTCTTGCAAGAATAAAATGAAGGGCATTAAGACAAGAAAATGTCAGTAATAAGCAACATATATGGAAAGAAATAGGCTATAAGATCAGATTATACAGATTCACAAGGATATTATCTTCTTTGAGCATTAATGGAGTGGACATGTTCCTATAAGCTAGCAGCCAGCATGCACCTAcaacagaaattttttttttcctctaggCAATTTCTTTGCATTTAGTGTGGTGTGGGTATCTTAAGGAGGGAGCCAGTATATATACTGATGCCAATAAGGAAGCGAGGTCTCAATTATTGcactttctttctctaagaCTAGAAAACTCCAAAACTAATCCCTTCTTAtctcttttttatggttgaatTCTTAATACCAgcctatatatatttcaagcgtgtcaacaacaacaatttggAAGAATGGATGGTCCCATTTTTGACAGACGAAGAGACAGGTGCCCTACTTAATGTTGATAGataaacaattttgtttttttctggATGAGTGAGTTTGGTCCAAGGGGACAggggatgaaaaaaataaaaataaaaccagtACCCTTTGTTCCATGGGGCATGATTCCGGAATGATTATTCTACTCTTGAGGCATCCTCTTCCTACATATACTTAC
This genomic interval carries:
- the LOC142621049 gene encoding B-box zinc finger protein 23 gives rise to the protein MKIRCDVCEKVEAEVLCCADEAVLCRECDGKVHAANKLSQKHERVLLKQPSSSSSFSSSNVQLPPCDLCQERIGYLFCLEDRASLCTNCDVSTHMGSLHASSHQRFLNSGIHVALHSSIDNNINTGFNSRNSSLPMPETSFNFLDDNESRTAMTMEVEAGSTETRATFSGETHLATEPSWSLDEIFDPNNLNYYDFSEVRSSRISSQ
- the LOC142618267 gene encoding putative clathrin assembly protein At1g33340, whose protein sequence is MRVDMQEKLRIALGSVKDHASIGKAMIYNYNHHDNGFSNIEIAVLRATGHDNGPIDDRHMHEILFLVSNSPGSIPFLAERISRRLCKTKDRLVALKTLVLIHRLLRGGNRLFEQQLRAAHVSGHLQIMTTRWFSKSSNNSDPSLCFLHKYAAYLGERMGWLINQAGKLEPAVMSTHQGLEFRCYEDKSIDMVYRKLPKCQLLIDRVLDCSPFDILPSDNLAQAAMSNTLKESFQVYLTFCEGIAALVNMFFDLTRPARALACDILRRASHQSQELYHLYENCKRIIENKNLEYPSVQIITMDHVMALEQCLDSPQINQPPAPASCGSVLSKTCSSTPPPILDCLSKSTKPRVLPTTAKEGKKNIENKSDISLSSTLFSCGLETKISKVWVVFEEDDLHQPQVPVPVLPVPVDSWLFNGELCDFAKQHKLRDLVTNKDNEQSRPCGFQNPFTTV